CCCCCCTCACCTGGCGTATGGCAAAAGAGGCTCCCCACCTTCCATTCCAGGTAGAATCAGACTGTTGCACCTGAGTTGTGGCCAGTCAGCTCAGTTTGTGGTGCCTTATTGGCAGGACATCGTGCATGGGATATTGAAGGGTGTCTTTATGGGAACCTTTGGTGCCTCCAGGTATTCAGAGGTTATATTAGCTCTAATTTGGGAGTGGGGAAGTGGaagggcagggaaggagaggCTGGAAAGGAACAGAGTGTGGGGAATTTTGGACAGCAAATGTGCTTACAGCACTGTGTGGCTGTGGAACAGCAAGATGTTAACCATCACTGGATGGCTATGTGAGCAGGGAAAGAGTACAGTGGCATTCCTGTGCCATAGGGGTTGGCACTTTTGTTTTTTCAAAGTATTAAATACCTTTCATTCCCATCTCTTATTTCCTGCCcaagtggggcagcagcaataggcaatgggttaacttttaaaaagaagctatATCAAGAATCATCACTGTGGTTACTCAGTGGTGAAAGAAAAGATATTCTGCATGTGCCCAGAAGCACTCTCTCCTTTATTATTACTTCACATATTCCAGGGCTGAATCCGAGCTTCCCTTGAAAATGGCTTCCTGGGCCAAGTCCTGgcttatactgtatttacccgaatagaaggcaactctgaatgtaaGTTGATGGCTTAAAAGatggaggttaaatacaggttatacttgtatttacaaaccaccaccacccccgcccacacacacctatttaacaggaaagaacaagtCTTAGATTCGGGTAAATATGATATATCTACTGGGATTTAATAAGGATTTAGTGAAAGTCAAAATGTGCCCTAAGACAAGGTGAATTTAGGAGTATTGGACCTAAATGGCTGAATGGGACAGAATCTGGGGAAAGCTGCTGTGAAACTGGGTTTGTGGGATAAGAAGTAGGTAAGCATTGCTGAATCCACATGACTGTTCTGGGGATGACAACCAAATGTAGCTCAGAATGACACATCTGGCCAGTTGGATTAGGAATTTGGGGGGTCTGCCCTGCTGGCCCCTAGAGTGGGGCAAAATGGGAAGACCCAAGTGAAAGCTGCCCTGAGTTCATCATCCCatatatattactattattacatttgGTTTCTTTGGCTGCCCATCTTGAaatgagtgtttgtgtgtgtggttgcaATCCATTTATCAACTTAGTGGTGACTTGGGCCTATGATGTGCTTGCCTTCTAGGAATCAGCTAAAAGGCTGAAGCTGGTTCCCAGTTCTTACAtactcttgcacctcaaaataAGCTTTGGGCGATTCCCTAATCCCTATCATACACCTTCATGATTGGAGGACTGTCTCCTTCAAGCTGCACAAAGTATTGTTTTTGTGCAATGTGCCTTTACACATAGTGTTCCCTGATCACACTTAAGAATAAGGAACTGGGCCTTTACACTCCCAAATAAGCCTTGGGCCATGTCAGATACACCCTCATTAACAGGGCATTGTATGCTGTGAGACACTTTAACAGCATGTCCAGCCCAGGAACTGGAAGTTGAGCCCCGTTAATCAACTGGGCGTTGTGTGTAGTTGCAGAGAGACCAACAGCCATGGCTCTGCTTATGTCCTGACCATGGCAGCCCTCGGCTACAATGACTTGATAgctcatgtaaaccacccagtCCTGTGTGGGAACCATTGTTCAGTCCTGGGACACACAGTGTAAATGCTCGATTGATATTTGCCTCCTTTGGTACTGCTCCGTGCAACAGCACAAGCAcatggaaagggaggaggcagcctTCTCAGTTTCCCATGTGGAACATCTTGTGGGTATTCTGGAGCCCTAGAGACTAGGGAATCCTAGATTATTCTCAAGAGGGAAGGTTCACAGCACTGGCTAGCCTTGCCTCTGTAACCAGGTGTAGTTGTAGCCACAGCAGCGCACGCCCTTGTTTTTGCTGCTCATCACGGATAGATTGCATTGGAGTGCCAGACTTCCTGTGGGCGGATGATCTATATCAGCACATACCCTTGCCTTGCTTGTAGTGGTATTGCTGCAGCGCCAgctcctcccagccctgcctcacGTCACTCCTTTGCCTCTGCAGCGGATGCAGTCCTGCAGTTTGAGGTGGAGCTGGTGGGGCTCTTGAGAGCCAGTTATGGGCAGAAGTTGCTGAACGACATGCTGCCTCTGCTGTGCACTGGCCTTGTCCCAGCACTGCTGGGGCTCATTGGCTACTACCTCTACCAGAAGGCCCAGGCACCCCGTGTCTCCAAGAAGAAGCTCAAGGAGGAGAAGAGGAACAAGGCCAAGAAGAAATAAATCTCCTTATCTTTTCAGCATGGTTTTGTGGCTGCTTCTGTTGTGGAGGGGGAAGGGATATGGTCACCCCCTGCCAAAGCCAGTGATTAGGTAGCTGGAGGTGTAAGTCGGACATCTTTGCCTAGAGGACTCTGAGGGGAATAATTGGACCCAGTAGTTCAAAGAAGAGTCTCTAACTGGGGAAGAGTATCAGTATTTACATACACAATCAAGTCGAGCATGTTAATACAATCTCCGAGAGTGGTTATTGGTTCAGCATAGAGGGCCCCCCTAGGAAATACACTGTCAGTCCTCACTTATCATTTTGAAATATTTAATATCCCCATTAATTACATAAAAGTATAGGAACTGCACTGATAAGGGACAAGGGGATGCTTTTGCAACGCTACATGCATGTTTACACTATAAATGCCACCACCCCAAAGAACCCTGGAAACTTGTTCTATGAGACAGTCCACTAACAAAGACTTCTCAGCACCCTTACCAGagaacaactcccagcattttgGGAGTGGAGAGAGCTGCCAGTTAAACTGGCATAAAATCTGTAGTATGGATATGCCCTCAGAATAAAGGTTAAATGCATGGCAGTTCATAGGATCAAGCCTCCCCAAACAGATAGTGTTTCCTACAGGATTTGGGGGGCTATTATAATATTTGTCCTCAGGGCCCTGAAACCCATATATTTTGCTCCAAGCTTTTGAAGGaagaatgaaataaaatagaagctggaaagagaagatgagggtgggggaagaaatcACCTGCGTGCACACAAACTCCAAGCGTCCCCTCTCCTGCCTCCACTGCAGCCATCCCATAAAGGGGTCTTGTCTCATCCCCCATCTTTTTTTAGGAAGAGCTCACACCTAAGAGATGTGAAGGTTGCTAGATGGGTAGGGGCCCACCACAAGCTGCAGGTCCCCCACTGTCCTCGCCTCTCTGTCGGTCTGCCTACAGACAGCAGAAAAGTCTCGAGACTCATCAGTTCAGTTATATTTAACTCTTTAATGACAGCTTGCTGTGGGAATAGCTCTCCAAAGGAGGCACCAACACTGGTTGGGTTTGCTCAGCTCTTCTTTATGGCCAGTGCCCTATtaatgagagagaggagagctcccTGGAATTACAAGTTGGTTGCTCAGAGAATATGTGAGACCTCATGTGCTGCTTCCACCACATTATAGATAGGCCGCTTGACCCGGGCCTCTTTGACAGGCACAGGGTGAGGCAGAGATGGGACAGTGGAATGCTGATTGATGATCATCAGTGGATTGATCTGGCTCAGGACTTCATCGTTCACTGAGATGCCATCCAGGTATTGTTTGAGCAGGTGCCTCAGCTTGAAATTGTCCTGGAGCAATGCTGCCTTTGTCCGCTCCAGTGAGAGATGTTCTAATCTCACCTTGTTGTATCTTTGCCAGAAGCGCTCCAGTCCCACGTAGTCCTGCATCATCTAGAGGACATGGAGAATGCAGATGTCTGGGCTGGCTGTAAAAAACTGTGGAAATGGGCAGGAATTTGCCCAGATTGGATGCCTGCTTGGAGCTGGAGCTGTATTGtgtgacacacaaacacacacacccctcctgtgCAGACTCTAAATAAAAAGACTTGTACTGAATATAACAGCCATTGGGTTTGTTACAGAGATCAGTTTCTGCAGTCATATGGCAGCCAAATACTACAAAGAACAGCAGTACTTTACACAGGCCTCCCTAGACAGAACAGCAGGCAGAATGCACTTTGGGACAGAGCAAGAAGCAAAGGCAGAGCAAACCTCTCAGCAGCCTCAATCCTATCATTTATTAAGGCAATTCACACAATTGCTAacagggtaggacaagcatcctacccagcttcgagAGCTGTGCAGGTTCTTGCTTTACGATCATGCACTAGCATAGTCTGTGAGAGAGAAGTACAatggcttctcctcctaccttgttaaaatgttGTTTATAAGTGCTGgataggacagcaccatcctacccagctcctgcctcacagacaatcactccccccccacctAGTTGTTTGCTAGCACCCGACTGAAAATCAGGAGCGCACACACTTCTCACCGATCTTACCAGTTGCATGAACTGCCTTACTCTGAGGGAGAACAGCAGTGAATGCCAAGCTGCATCTGTCCCCTGACAAAGCCTTGGAGACACAGTAGAACCCTAATGTTCCCCAAAGGATTAATATAGACAATGACCTAAGAGAACAGTATCCTCCCCTCTGTCAGCAAAGCACACAAATTTGCACCCTGCCCATTGCCACATGCAGAGTGGCTCACCTGAGCTAGTTGCTCAGTCGGTTTCTCCATGGCCAACGTATCCACaactttctgttcttcccagcTCAAGGAGCTAGCATAAAACGGCAGCACCTTCTCCTCCTCAGACTCCAGCTTGCGACACATCTCAGCCAGTCGCAGGATCAGCTCTGCCTGTAAGAACAAGAGCAACAATCAGATGGTGTTTTCCTCTAGGTCTGGCACAGATTTCTTTTTCTAGGACTAGGGCTTACAGGGGACAACAGCAGTGGACATGATGGAGGCCATGACTCAAAggagtcccactgaaattgaaaggacaaATTAGGTATTGCCTAATTtgttcttttcatttcaatgagaagactttgagtaattgtcctcatgtcagccagtatctacACAATCTACAGTCTAACTGGGAAATTTAGTTCAGAGAGGGGAACTGGTGGGGCTCTCTAACACAATTCTCAGCACCCTCACCAAATtataattcccaggattctttagAAGAAGCCGAGACCATGTAATGAGTGTTAAGTGTGTAATGCAGAAAAACTCTTAAGTCTTCAAAAGACTCTGAATGAAATGTGCCCAGTTTAGGTAGAAGAGCAGCATTCCCAGGATCCGCATTGCTCTTTAGGGATGTTGAGTTTCTCCCAGCTGTGTCAGGACAGCTCCAGGCCTGGCATGGCTGGTCTAAGGAGAAGAAAAGGAgcgttggtttcacttaccgtgaaggcttcttctggttcttgGTGCCAGGGACATCTCCGGGTTATCCCCTCCCACTAGCTCCGAGACAGGACAGAATCTGATTGGAAGACAGAAAGATACACGCCCACTCGGGGCTGAggggggataaccccaccccagttctttcggCCGAGCCGTTTTCTACAGAGCCCAGAGACGGACTGACACCATAGGTAAGAGAAAACGGGTAACAGAAAAAACAACACTAACGTTCCAACACCCTCAATGAGGGAAATGCTTTCATTTAACTGAACATTTAAATTGCTGATATAATTTAACCAGGTACTAGACCAGGAATAGGCAGAAGACGCCCAGCTGGGTGGGTCGAGATGCCCCTGGCACcaagaaccagaagaagccttcacggtaagtgaaaccaacacTCCTTTCTCGGTTCttgttgccagggacatctccggggacataccacagcttggcCAACACAGGGCGGGGGCGCCCCTGACTACTCCTGGGGAAGTACCTGCTGGAGAACCCTTCTGACAAAAGCTGCCTGGAGGGTGGCAAAGGATTCAATTTTGTAATGTCTGGTGAATGTTGATGGTGTAGACCAGGTAGCTGCCCTACAGATGTCCTGCACTGGGGCGTTAGAGGAAAAAGCCGCCGAGGTGGCCGCCGCTCTGGTAGAATGCGCCATGATACGTGTCGGCGGTGTAGCGTGTTGCGCCTCATATGCCATCACTATGCAGGCTCTAATCCATCTGGCTATCGTTGAGGCGGTAACTGCTGACCCCATTGATCGCGGATTGAATGATAAGAACAGAGAGTCCGTGGTACGAAAGGCTGCAGTCCTACTGATGTATTTCTTCAGACACTGACGGACATCTAGCTTATGCCATAACTTTTCTTGCTCGTGAACCGGATGCGGGCAGAAAGATGGTAAGAATACGTCTTGAGATTGATGAAAAACTGATGGCACCTTCGGACGTACAAAAGGGTCCGGGATTAGACGGACCGCTTCCTTCTGAAAAACACAAAAGGATTTCCCAATGGACAACGCCCTCAGTTCTGAAATACACCTGGCTGAGGTAATTGCCACCAGGAAGGCTAACTTAAAGGTCAGGATCTTGAGTGGTATGGACGAAATAGGTTCGAATGGAGGTCGTTGAAGAGCCTTCAGGACCAGGTGCAAATCCCATGAGGGAAACCTGTGAACAACTGGTGGCGACAGCAAGGTAGCCCCTCTTAGGAACCTCTGAAGGTGGGCCTCGGCTTGGGTGGAAGAGCGTGCTCCTTTGGCAACCAGACTGACCAGTGATGCTGCCTGGCGTTTCAAGGTATTAGGTCTCAGTCCCTTTTCTAAGCCTTCCTGTAAAAATTGCAGAAGATGCTTTAGAGTTGCTGTGCCCCTAGGTACGGAATGCCGTGATGTCCATCGGAGAAAAGCTCGCCAGGTATACTGATAAATGCGATTGGTAGATGGTCTGTGCGATGCTAACATAGTACGAAGGACCCCTTGAGAGTATCCAAACTGTTTCAGGAGACCCCTCTCAGTTTCCAGGCGGTCAGCCTTAACCAACCCGTGTTGGGGTGACAAACGGGTTCTTGGGACAGAAAGTTCTCGCTGACCGGCAGTTCCCAGGGCGGCGAGACTGCGAGGTGTACCAGCTCCGAGAACCACAGTCTCCTGGGCCAAAAAGGTGCTATGAGAATGATGTGCACTTTCAGCATCCGCACCCTTCGAAGGACCCTGGCCAGCAAGGGAGTAGGCGGGTAAGCGTACAACAGGCCCTTCGGCCAGGGACTGGCCAGTGCATCCACTGCCGCTGCTCCCCTGCAGGGAAACCTTGCCATGAAGCTTTCCAGCTGCGCATTTTTTGGAGAGGCGAATAGATCTATGATGGGCATGCCCATCCGCTCTGTGACCTGCTTGAAGATGGCTTGGTCCAGTGTCCATTCCCCGGGATGGATATCctccctgctgagccagtctgcaACCCGATTCagctcccccttcaagtggtgtgCTGTGAGTGACTTGATGTTCTTCTCTGCCCATGAGAGCAACAAGTTGGCCTCTAGACTCAGTGACTTCGATCGGGTTCCCCCCTGACAATTCACGTGGGCTTTTGCAGTCACATTGTCCGTTTTGATGAGTACGTGACGGTCCTGTACTGTGTTGTGAAATGCCTCCAGAGCCAAGCGGATGGCCCGAAGCTCCCTCCAATTGATGCTGTGTTGACCTTCGTCTCTGTCCCAACGACCTTGAGCCGATAGGTGGAGGCAGtgtgctccccagcccctgtcgcTTGCGTCCGTGGTGATCAGGACTCTTGGAGGGTCCAGGAATTCCTTCCCCCGGAATAGATTGTCTGGGCTGAGCCACCAGTGAAGCGCCTTCCGAAGCTGAGAGGGCAGGGCGAGAGACAGTCTTTTCTTTTGTGCTATCTGGAGTTGAAAGGGGAGCAGGAACCATTGAAGTGGACGCAGGTGGTAACGTGCCCAGGGAACCACTTCTATAGTTGCCACCATCAGGCCCAATTCTCTTGCTAGAGTTGCTAGAGGGACAGATGGGGGACTCAGGATGGACCTTATTTCCTGAGTAAGCGTCGTGAAGCGGTCCCATGGAAGAAAGAGACGGTCCTCAACGGTGTTGATTACGACGCCCTGGTGCCAAAGCTGGTGGCTCGGTGTCAGGTGGCTCTTTTGGTGGTTTATCAGGAACCCATGGCGTTCCAGTTCTGTGATGGTCGTTTCTAGATCCTTTTTCGCCTGGTCCATTGTGTTCGATTTCAGCAGCAAGTCATCTAAATACGCAAAAAGATGGATTCCGCGCAGACGAAGGTGTGCCACCAGAGGCGCGAGGACCTTTGTGAATATCCTGGGTGCGGCTGACAGACCAAAGGGTAGAGCGGTGTACTGGAAATGGCGTCCTGCGTACTTGAAACGTAGCAGTCTCCTGCTTTCTGGATGTATCGACACGTGTAGGTACACTTCTCTTAGGTCTATTGATGTTAGGAAGTCCAGGTGTTGCAGGGCTTCCGAAATTGACCTCAACGTTTCCATCCAGAATCACTCTTTTTTTACGGATTTGTTCAAGAATTTTAAATCGAGCACCGCCCGCCTTGAACCGTCCTTTTGGGGGACGGTGAACAGTATAGAATAAacgcccctcccctcctggcagGATGGTACTGGTTCCACCGCCCCTATGTCCAACAGATGATGGATGGCCTGAAGCATCTCGGAATGCTTCTGCCAGGATCGGGACCTTGGGGTTGGGAGGAACCTTCGGGGGGGAGGGGCGTCCAGCTCTATCCTGTAGCCTGACTGGATCACTTGTAGTACCCAATGGTCTGTCACCGAAGAGGCCCAGGCAGGGAGGAATTGTGATAAGCGGCCCCCCAGCTGAACCGGATTTGAGTCATTGCTGGGACTTCTGCTTTGATTGGGCAGATGACTGTCTGAAGCCGCCTGTCCCCCTGTAGGAAGCACGTTGGCGACCCCAGGAACCTCTTTGCAGCCTATTGTCTCTGCCCCAGCCCCTAAAGGACCGGAACCCTCGAAAGGGCTGAGATTGCTGATTTGTCCTTTTAAAGGGTGGCCGATCAGGCTTACACCCAGCAGTGGGCATCGTCTTGCGTTTGTCAGTAGACTCTACAAGAACAtcctttaaggcttcctccccgaaAAGTTTTGTGGCATCATAGGGCACCCCGGTAAGGTTACTCTTGGAGGTGCTATCTACAGCCCAATTCTTAAGCCACAGATGTCTCCTTCCCAGAACTGAGGCTGCCTGTACCCGGGAGGAGTATCTTATAGAGTCCAAGGTAGCGTCGGCTATAAAAGCCTgagctttttgtattttaaccaattGTTGCCTAAACCTCGTGGAATCCACTGCGGGATCGTTCAACAAGTCATCTATCCACAGCAGAGAAGCCCTTGCTGCCATGGAAGCAGCTGCTACTGCCCTGGTGGATTGTGCAGAATTCTCATGGGTACGCTTAAAGGCTGACTCAGCTTTCTTGTCAGCTGGGTCCTTCAGCGTGACCTCTCCGTCCCGCGGGACTAGGGAATTTGACACCAATTGCACAATTGGTGCAGCCGTACAAGGTGTCTTGAACAGTTCAGAGGGCTCCTTTTGAAAAGAATAAAAACGGTTAGAAATAGGTAACGGTTTTTTATTGGCCGCAGGTGCTTGCCACTCCTGTTTCACCACCTCCGCGAATAAGTCAGGCAGTGGTAACAGAATGTCTTTGGGTTTTGCTCTCGGAAAAACCCAGTTCCCTTTTTCAGTAGTCTGTGTTTCGGGGTTTGCATTTTGCTGAAGCCCTATAGTTTTAATAATTCTAGTCATGAGAGGAGTGAAGTCCTCAGCTACAAAGAGTCTTTGGGAGACAGAAGCATTTtcaccttcctctcctcctgaccATTCCCCATCCTCTCTGTCAGGGAGTTCGGGATCCCGAGGTGAGTCCCTGTTCCTGATgggtccctcctccccttccgACTCTAAAGGTTGGGAGGGGGTTACATTAGGTTTTCGCAAAGGTCTGGGGTCCAGAGGCTTTGGATCTCCAGATTCGTGGTCAGAGAGATCAGAAGGATGCGTGCCACTCTTACGTGTGGGGGCCTTCTTTGGTTTAAGATGCTTGCGCTTTGCTTTGGCCTTTTTAGGAGGGGGGCTAGCGGAGGTACTAGAGGCACCACTATCCGAGGAGGATGGGTCCCTCTTCCTCCTACGAGAGGATTTTTTATCTTTCTTAGGAGGTTTCAGTTGGTAAACAGTATCAATAATTGCGTTTTTAAACCAAGCCTGCCAGTCTGGGGGAACAGACTTTGGTATTGCAATAGTCATTGGGGCTGCAGGCACCTCCCGTTCCCCGACCACCATTCTAGGGGCCCCAGTCACTTCCCTGCAAGAAGTCTCCACAGACGAAGAGCCCGCCAAAATTCGCTCCAagtccttcaaaatggccaccgcgttgTCGTCTTGCGCCGTTTTGGAGCCCTCTGCCGCCATCTTGCGCCTACAGAGCTCCTGTGCCTCCGATATCGCTTTGATCTCCGCGGAGGAAGGCGGGGGGTTGGCGCACGGAAGCCGGGCAAACACAAACTCAGCAGGAGAGGTGGATGCCCCGGTGGCCCTCTCGGCTGCTCGCCGGGCCGCTGAGGCGCGAGTTTCACGGCCCGCAGGAGGAAGACCCGGCGGCGAACGGCGCGGACTGCTCTAAGGTGGCCGTCACCGTCGCGGCAGCGTGCGGCTGATTAGAAGCCTCTGGCCACGGCCCTGTGGAAGCGGGCGGTGAGGCGATGTCATGGCTTGCCGGAATCGGTCGGGGGGCCGTGATCGTTGCGGCTGGGGCGGAGCTAGCCTCCGCGTTAGCACGGCTTGCCAAAGCAGTAGCTCCAAGAGCCCTTGAAAGCCCTGGCCCGAAGCCACAGCGCTGTGCTCCCCTCGGGACTAATACTGCCTTCCACCTCAAACTGCACTCCATACAGCGGGggtaggagtggggggggggaagtgggggaaagcGAGTTAAaacagaggggttttttttttttagaagagagagaaaagacaagACTGAGGAGACAAAGGGAGCACCAGGAATAGACAAAGGAGCAGGATTGATAAGGAATTTAGAGAAAAGCTGAGAAGAAGGAAAAACTGCTGTCTGGAGCTaggtgaggacagaaagaactggggtggggttatccccccTCAGTCCCGAGTGGGCGTGTATCTTTCTGTCTTCCAATCAGATTCTGTCCTGTCTTGGAGCTAGTGGGAGGGGATAACCCggagatgtccctggcaacaaGAACTGAGAATGTCTGTTGCCACCTTCCGCCCAGCATCAGGCTCCAGTACTGTTAAGGACCACCAatatttgctaactgggcaaagaggcaccttttaccgtggtgattctctttatttagcagggggagagtaactggccctatccacccccagcacagtacttccagtgactgttgctggtgtgtgtcctatatttctttttagaatgtgagccctttggggacagggagccatctttacttactttatttctctttgtaaaccaccctgagccatttttggaagggcggtatagaaatcgaattaattaataataataataataataataataataataataataataattttcctgCACAAAAATCATCTTTGTGTAGGAGAAATGTGTGCTACGCTCATCTGAAAGCTGTGCAACTGTCTATTTTGCCATAATTACATGGTTGAGAGTTGCTCCACACTGCAGCTTCCAAACATATTATCATGGCAAAAATAGCCACCCTCAGAATTTTCACACGACAGCATACATGGGTTTTGCCCGCATAgatacctggatggctttaagaggggtttggataactttatggaggagaggtcggtcaacggctactagttggagggctataggccacctccagcctcaaaggcaggatgcctctgagtaccagttgcaggggagtgacagcaggagagaaggcatgccctcaactcctgcctgtggcttccagtggcatctggtgggccactgtgcaaaacaggatgctggatagatgggccttggtcctgatccagcagggctattattatgttcttaaatgtGCCCTGTACAATAGGGTCATTGCCCCATCAGAGGTTCCATCCATGGTGTCAGTCTTTTCAATGGCAGTCTAGGAGACACTCCCATTGTGTTAGATAGACATGGCTCACTTGGCTTGGGCCTCTCAGGAAAGGTTTCCCTCTTTGCAGTGGATCCAGCCTTGAGCTTCCTCTGATAATGAACCTTTCTCCACAAGGATCACAAAGTACAAGAGCTTGGATCCAGAAAAGGTGGTAGGAACTCTACCTGAAAGCTGAAATCTCCATAAATACAGATTTGTCTGAAGCCAACTGGATACTTCTTGTATATAGCAAAGTTGTGCTTTCAGAGTTGCAACAACTCCCCTCCCTCTACACTTCACTTGGGAACTCTTTTCTGCTCTTCTTGCTTTCACACCCTTTCTGAGTCTGTGCAAGGAAGGAGTCTAAACCTGTGACTGCCTGGAGGTGTTTACTAATCTCTTTACCTTCTGCACCACACGTTCCAGTGCTTTGAGAGTACCACAACTCTCCTGGGACAGCTTAGCCAGATTGCTACGGGCCTTAGCCCTTGCCTGGTTCATCTGCCACTTGAGCTTCTGCAGCTGCTTCAaaaccacctccttctcctcACGGATACGCCGGttttgctcttcactctcccgtGCATGAATTGCAATCTTGTTCTTCAGCACAAGAATGAGGTCCTGGTGACAACAGAAGGGACACACTCAGGCTATGGGAGCTTTTCGTTAATGGCTCAAACTGAAAGAGATGGCAAGGGGAAGCCCAGTGACTTGCAGATTTGCAGCTGTGAGATCTCTAGCTATTGAAGCAGGCTTGCAGGTCAAAGCCATTAGAGTTAAGACGAGGAAATGTGGCCAGTTATAGAGCACTGGAGGTGATGGGGGGGTGTCTAAATGGATAGCTTGGAATAATGATGGAAAAGAGAGTCGTTTATGTATGATGCTGGTTTTCA
Above is a window of Hemicordylus capensis ecotype Gifberg chromosome 2, rHemCap1.1.pri, whole genome shotgun sequence DNA encoding:
- the FKBP11 gene encoding peptidyl-prolyl cis-trans isomerase FKBP11 isoform X4; protein product: MQNRSTQSTSKWRSEQVAAPDGCTEHSAVGDTLQIHYTGTLENGRIIDTSLSRDPLQVELGKRQVIPGLEQGLLDMCVGEKRKVIIPPHLAYGKRGSPPSIPADAVLQFEVELVGLLRASYGQKLLNDMLPLLCTGLVPALLGLIGYYLYQKAQAPRVSKKKLKEEKRNKAKKK
- the FKBP11 gene encoding peptidyl-prolyl cis-trans isomerase FKBP11 isoform X5; amino-acid sequence: MQNRSTQSTSKWRSEQGTLENGRIIDTSLSRDPLQVELGKRQVIPGLEQGLLDMCVGEKRKVIIPPHLAYGKRGSPPSIPADAVLQFEVELVGLLRASYGQKLLNDMLPLLCTGLVPALLGLIGYYLYQKAQAPRVSKKKLKEEKRNKAKKK
- the FKBP11 gene encoding peptidyl-prolyl cis-trans isomerase FKBP11 isoform X6 codes for the protein MCVGEKRKVIIPPHLAYGKRGSPPSIPADAVLQFEVELVGLLRASYGQKLLNDMLPLLCTGLVPALLGLIGYYLYQKAQAPRVSKKKLKEEKRNKAKKK